TAAATAACCGATATAGAACTAAACACATATGTGTATGAATCCTCATATCTCCTATTTTTAAGCTCTGAGTCCTCATCAAGCTAATTATCAAATCTGTTTAAATCTAATTACAGGTATCATAATCGGTCCATGGTCAATTTTAATGAGCCTATGTTGTAGTGTCCCTTAGTCTACATTGACTATGAGCTAGATTcatattgattttattttgtcacaacctaggacctcactctAAAAAAACTAatgagaagatattatttgggttccttaatcctatataagtacccaaattttttttcaaaaaatagccGATAAGGAACTAAATACCTGCCTGCACAGGTTGGCACATACCCCTCCTATTTATAAGCCCCAACGTCCTTATTGGGCTAAGGATCTAAATCCATTCAAttttaatcacaagcaccattcAGTCTATAGTTGGTCTCAATAAGCCGGTATTGTAATATCCTTTAATCCACATGGACTATGGGTTGAATCTGCTTAAATACCATTTTatcacaactcaggacctcactcTAAAAAGACGAGCTAaaatgtattatttggatttcttagtcctgtataagtacccaaaatctttcCAATGAATTACTAATGTGGGCCTAAACACATACCTATATAAATGCCCACACACACCATATTTATTCTAGGTCAAGGAAGAAACTATACAAAACCATCAATTATTATTCCCCTAAAGAAGGCTACTAGGTTGATCTAAGAAAACCCTTGCTCTTCTTACCTAACAAGGATAGTGCTATTATCAGCACTTTAAACTCCAGCATCCCTTGCAATCAATGTTCCCATTCTATTTAAATCTAACTACTATAGATTTTTCAGCATAAATACAATAGTCGTGGAGACTGACCCACATGGTAATGCCAACCCCAGAATTTGTAATGTGCCACGTGCCCACTCCTTTAATTTAGGGGCTGTATTAGAAACGATACCATCAGCCCGTTCCTCCATCCCTTGTCACGACCCAGAGGCACCTCTCGTTCAAAACAGACAAATTGAAGCCTTCCTCCAGGAACTCCCCTTTTCCGACTCTTCCTAGGACTCCTTGGGAGGATTCAAGATTTCAATCCATGGCAGAGTTTTCGGAGAATATCAACTGTCTTAAGCCCTCTCTCCCTTTCATGGAAATGGACCCAAGCTTGGAGTTGATGGGCCAGTTTCCGGAGCTTAATGGCACTGCCGTGGAGTGCTGTTATTCCAGCATGGGACTCATGGGCTTCCCCAGTGAGAATTATTACCAGCCTGAGTTCTCGATGCCACTCGCTGATAGCTTGTCAAGCTTCTTGCCCCTGGAGTGCGCGAAACCAAATACCGCGAGTCGGCCTGTGACTGCCGACAGGGAGCGGGGTCCTGGAGACAGGAAAAGGAAGGCGAAGGCAGCACCAGAGACCAGCTCAACGAACTCCTCGGAACCACCTACAGAGAGTCTTTTAAGAGATGACAAGTCTAAGAAGAAGAATGTATGTCTACTCTGCCCTTGCCATTCAAATCTTTGTTCGTTCTATTCATTCTTTGCAGCCGAGAATGGTACTAAAAGTATGCTGTTGTCTTCTTCTGTACTGAATATTTTGCCTTTCAGGTTTCAGGGAATgtgaagagaggaaggaagaattCAGAGGAAGTGGAGAAGCCAAAGGAGGTGGTTCATGTGAGGGCAAGAAGAGGCCAAGCTACTGACAGCCACAGTCTAGCTGAGAGGGTAAGATGGCAATTCCACAAACTCCAACCATccgaaattttctttttcttctttttttttaatttctttgggGTGCCCCCACTTACTGGAATATGGAGTGGGCCATGTTTGATTTCAGTTGCTGCATGCAATGTATCTAACAACTCTGTTATGTCTAATTCTGCCACCTTCTAATATTAACAAATTTCTATTTTGCTGTACAGGTAAGAAGGGAGAGGATTAATGAAAGAATGAGATGCTTACAGGACCTTGTTCCGGGATGTTATAAGGTACCCTCTGAAGATAAACCTTCGCCCTATATGATTTAGTGTCTGCTATAATGCTGTATTCTTTTAAATGATCTAAAGATTGCCCCATGTATAATTTGTAGGCCATGGGCATGGCGGGAATGCTCGATGAAATAATTAACTATGTGCAGTCGCTACAGAACCAAGTTGAGGTGAGCCATTTCTTGCTCATTGTTTTTAAAACATATATAAGTTTCTTATGTTGCAGTTTCCTAATCTCTCTTCCTTTGTCTGTGAACAGTTTCTTTCAATGAAACTTTCGGCTGCAAGCTCTTTCTATGACTACAACTTGGACTTGGAAGCCACAGCAACACCACAGGTGCACTTTGTACTCAGCCACAACCGGTTCATGTGCAATAAATAGGGAGAGGCAGATAAGCAGGGACCACACCTTGCTCTGATGCTGCCTGAACAATAAGAGTATGGTTTAAAAGACTGTTCTATTCTACTAaatgataagaaaaataaaaatcttgctTGGAAGGTTGAAGAGGACAAGGTTCTAACACTCTTGTCAGCTTTTCAACTGTATCTACCTCCCCATGTCAAAGAGGTTTCACAACCCTAGTAATTAACGTGACCAATGCTTGGGGGCTTGAAATTATTAAAGTTTAGCAATGAGATATTTTTGCCAAGCGTCAAGCTCGAGCAAGCGAAATCATGCATACTTGATAATTAGAACTAGATATTTATCTTAACATGTGGACTGTGTGATCAGACAGTTTTCGATCGCATCAAATGTGAACACTTGAACCCTATGTTTGACTCATCTCGATCAGAAAAAGCAATTTTTGATTGATAAAAGCATTTCAAATTGTAAAGAAAATAGCCATACAAATTTCTAGATTTAAAGCCAATAGGATGTTGAACCGTTAATTAGCACTTATCTTCTCATTAACACTGGTACTAGAAAGAGATTGCAAAAAACTTTTCCCTGATAAGAGTTCTAAAAAAGTTGACCTGATTCAGAGCATGACTTAAATAGGACGCCTTCAATCTATAATTATACATACACGGTAAGGAATCTTGCAGTGCTAGTCCTTACCAAACAGCTTGCACTTGTTTTTAACTTTATTTCTTATACTCACAAAATACTTTAAGCATGTATTTAACTACACACCCATGCTTAATTATGTGCTTGTGCCGTGGGGTTAATAATGAAAGGGCTTTGTCTGTTTGCAGGTGGTTAATGCGTTTGAGGCCCACGATGTGGATAGGGTACTGAGGGAAAGATATGGGTGTTGCACCACCTTCCACTCGACAATGCCCCTTTGACTCCAGTTTTGGCTCTTGGCTCTGCCATCTCTTCAACCACATACGTTTGCACTTCCTCCTCCCAGCCCATTTCAAGCAGCCTACGTCCCTGATACCTCGCATTTCAAACATGCACGTACAGGAACCATGCATGTACTTCCCCACACGTGTAGGGCAACACATGACATATACCTTGTCATGTATTCTTCCCGTCTGTTTATCTActctgaaaaaagaaaaataataatcttGTCATTTGGTGTCTTTTTATTGTGCCTTGACCTTGCTTTTCAGATGAATGAGGTGTCGGTCCTAGTTGATTATAAACAGCATGGAATTAGTTTTTCGAGTAATGTTTCATATCTCAAGAGCCTACTAATCATTCATCTTGtattttgattaaaatttttggatcatattttctaatattatattataatatattatatatataatacataGAAAATGTGAATATATAGTCGGATATCTATTagacaaatataaaaataaataaataatttaatattgatGGAGTAACCTTATCTAGTTAGTTGTAAGATTGATATTTGGTTAGACCATATCCACCACTGGATTAGTGGACCAGTCTAACCGCAAAACAACATCTATAAATGCATGTGTATTGCACTCTTTCCATCTCTGTGCGTGGTGCTCTATGGTTGGACTACTCCATCATCTTAGCTTAGCTTAGCATAGCAGTGAATTTGGTCCGACCAAAAATTATGCCATATGTAGAGTTATCATATCTTTTTCCATATTATTCAACCAAATAGCTGTAAAATGTATCTATAATTGTCACTCATAATACGCAATCTAACTGAGGTAATATTTGCATCTGCAATTTTTGTTACAGCAATTCCAATTACAACTACAATTTCTATTATAACAATTAAAACTAGAGGCAGCGAAAGGATTCCTAAATTTACCCAATATCTACCTTCTAAAGAAAAACCTAACAGGGCCTAAAGACACATTAAGTACGAGCCAGTAATGAAAACACACTAATTTGAGCCGGTGGCGCTAATTACGAGCTGACCTGATTACTTAAACACACTGGCTTTACCTAAAAACGTTTGCCCTTGAAAGTTTGAAAGTCATTTCACGGTTATATCTCTCTCTTTATCAATGGTCTCATCATTCAACAACTCTTATCCTTCATGAAGAAGAATTCTATTCCCACGTAACGGTAGCCGCATACAGAACGAGAAATATTACATCTACACAAAAACCATGTAGACGACGAGAGCTACATGGGCTTGAAAGCAGCACATATCTCTATTCAATCAGAATATATCACCTTATACTACTAGCTTCCATGAAAAGGTAGCCCCACTACAGAACGAGAAATATTACGTCTACACAAAAACCATGTAGACGGCGAGAGCTACATGGGCTTGAAAGCAGCACACATCTCTATTCAATCAGAATATATCACCTTATACTACTAGCTTCCACTCAGTGAGCCTCAAAATTAAACCTGAATACGTGTCACGAACCATGTAGATTATGACTAGAATCTATATACCCATGCAAATCCTACTGATTCTGGCAAAAACCTAATTACATGTATATCTCTCATAAACTATAGTATgtacaattatatatatattgattcaaACTTCTTCATGCCTTTCGTAGCCCATGCCAAAAATCATCATGGTTTGCTCCTTCCCCATCTGTTCCCTCCGGGCGAACCAAGGAGGGGTGCTAACAACTGCGAGAAGGACATATATTAATGGCTGACGCTGGATATTGGATGCTACATATCCCCTGAAAAGCTCTACTCAGAGGGTGAATGATTGCAAGCGAGGAAGTTTCCTAGGGGAGATCGGGGAGTAGATctcatcctctttttttttttttttttggtgttgtTATTGGGTGAAAAAGTGGtgtgataaaatattataattataaaaatattttttatattataaaaatatgcataagtttctaaaaatattatattaataaaatattaaaatatactgataataattataatataatttatacttttattattgtattatactataaatataatattatattacattatatcataatacattgatatgttatgttatataatatcaaattatgttatattattatggtatagtatacaatattatgttactatattataataatattatattacattacagtaatattatactatatcatatatttatgtattaatacatattatattttattatatcctgttgtataatactatacaatgttttttatggtcattttgtcataccaaaaatattttttcaatttgtttACTAAATTtcacaacactttagaaatatagttatcaaacaacaaatagtttttttttataaaagctctactttcgaaagctctactgccaacagctttgCCAAATGGGGCCTAAATCTTTTGTAGTGTGATATCGCACATGCAATTGATTTTAGTGGATCCCAGCTAAGCAGCTTCATGGGTGAATAAAATATAACCTATAATGAGAGTCGGAG
This is a stretch of genomic DNA from Phoenix dactylifera cultivar Barhee BC4 chromosome 9, palm_55x_up_171113_PBpolish2nd_filt_p, whole genome shotgun sequence. It encodes these proteins:
- the LOC103719578 gene encoding transcription factor bHLH75-like — encoded protein: MAEFSENINCLKPSLPFMEMDPSLELMGQFPELNGTAVECCYSSMGLMGFPSENYYQPEFSMPLADSLSSFLPLECAKPNTASRPVTADRERGPGDRKRKAKAAPETSSTNSSEPPTESLLRDDKSKKKNVSGNVKRGRKNSEEVEKPKEVVHVRARRGQATDSHSLAERVRRERINERMRCLQDLVPGCYKAMGMAGMLDEIINYVQSLQNQVEFLSMKLSAASSFYDYNLDLEATATPQVVNAFEAHDVDRVLRERYGCCTTFHSTMPL